In Pyrus communis chromosome 8, drPyrComm1.1, whole genome shotgun sequence, one genomic interval encodes:
- the LOC137741738 gene encoding proton pump-interactor 1-like: MGVEVVGFEVIQGPVGAVTEGGNSAKENGKLDQGPGGNEPIQFGSHGDESDKKEVNEVSVPNFPKDAVDEWPAPKQIHYFYFVRHRTIDDPKIKARIDHASKEVNERNKARQDIIEALRAKRIERSELIEKIKALRNDNRQIRSIVGEKFKDLQPLRQALGEIRSADTASRSGGLCSSEEELNSRIQGLQYYMQHESIPLSEEKKILKEMKALENTRGQVIAREAELAKLLPKEALKDQVKLMDGDLKEVKKEQDGVRAKIKHLDDAVKVIDKAIASLQEDLNIVTEKRDKAFENIRQLRLQTDQANAGFYQSRGVMTKARNLAATNNVKALEALSNEEVEKFMSLWNSNKDFRDDYEKRILPSLDSRQMSRDGRIRNPDEKPLVVVEAPVVETAPKSNAKQAKEDTRSALPDSSTTQKVQKEAKNKATAPKSAAEHIDVADEEIFVYEKEILKEEKIDPAKLKEMKREEEIEKNKLALERKKKKAEKDAAKAAIRAQKEAEKKLKEREKKAKKKSSSAPDTNPEEQIEPVDEVAEPEKVTEKVEAPVPAKARVQKDNSLRNRGRARGSDALPKAILKRKKSSTNYWLWAAPAAVLVVLFLVLGYYYLH, encoded by the exons ATGGGTGTTGAAGTTGTGGGATTTGAGGTGATCCAAGGACCAGTGGGGGCTGTCACTGAAGGAGGGAATTCTGCCAAGGAAAATGGAAAATTGGATCAAGGTCCGGGCGGTAATGAGCCCATACAGTTTGGATCGCATGGTGATGAATCAGACAAAAAGGAAGTCAACGAGGTTTCGGTTCCAAACTTCCCCAAGGATGCAGTTGACGAGTGGCCTGCTCCCAAGCAGATCCATTATTTCTATTTTGTCAGGCACCGGACAATCGACGATCCAAAAATAAAGGCGAGGATTGATCATGCTTCTAAAGAGGTGAATGAGAGGAACAAAGCCCGTCAAGACATCATTGAAGCACTACGAGCAAAAAGG ATTGAAAGATCAGAACTGATTGAGAAGATTAAGGCTCTGAGGAATGACAACAGGCAAATTAGGTCAATTGTGGGTGAGAAGTTTAAGGATTTACAGCCTCTGCGGCAGGCTCTTGGAGAGATACGCAGTGCAGACACTGCTAGTCGCAGTGGTGGTTTATGTTCATCAGAGGAAGAGCTTAACAGTCGT ATCCAAGGGTTGCAGTATTATATGCAACATGAGAGCATTCCATTGTCCGAGGAAAAGAAAATACTTAAAGAGATGAAGGCTCTTGAGAACACAAGGGGACAAGTTATTGCTCGTGAGGCTGAGCTAGCTAAACTGCTTCCTAAAGAAGCCCTCAAGGACCAAGTTAAA CTTATGGATGGTGACTTaaaggaagtaaaaaaggaGCAAGATGGTGTTAGGGCCAAAATTAAGCACCTTGATGATGCAGTGAAGGTGATTGACAAGGCAATTGCATCATTACAGGAAGATCTGAACATTGTAACTGAGAAGAGGGATAAAGCATTTGAAAATATTCGTCAGCTTAGGTTACAGACTGATCAGGCG AATGCTGGCTTCTACCAAAGCCGTGGGGTCATGACCAAAGCTAGAAATCTTGCTGCTACCAACAATGTCAAAGCACTTGAAGCACTTTCTAATGAAGAG gTTGAGAAATTTATGTCCCTCTGGAACAGTAACAAGGATTTTAGAGATGATTATGAGAAAAGAATTTTGCCATCTCTGGACAGCCGTCAAATGAGTAGGGATGGACGTATAAGAAACCCAGATGAGAAGCCATTGGTGGTTGTGGAAGCACCTGTGGTAGAGACAGCACCAAAATCTAATGCAAAACAAGCTAAGGAAGATACCAGATCTGCCCTGCCAGATAGTTCGACTACACAGAAGGTTCAGAAAGAAGCCAAAAATAAAGCAACTGCTCCTAAATCTGCTGCCGAGCATATTGATGTGGCTGACGAGGAAATATTTGTTTATGAAAAGGAGATcctaaaagaagagaaaattgatCCGGCTAAGTTGAAGGAGATGAAAAGAGAAGAGGAGATTGAAAAAAATAAGCTGGCcttggagaggaagaagaagaaggcagaGAAAGATGCAGCTAAAGCAGCTATTAGAGCTCAAAAGGAAGCCGAGAAGAAGCTGAAG GAGCGTGAAAAGAAGGCAAAGAAGAAGTCATCATCTGCACCCGATACCAATCCTGAGGAACAGATAGAACCAGTTGATGAGGTTGCAGAACCAGAAAAGGTAACTGAAAAGGTTGAAGCTCCTGTCCCGGCAAAGGCAAGGGTGCAAAAGGATAACAGTCTGAGGAACAGAGGTCGAGCAAGAGGTTCAGACGCACTACCAAAAGCCATCCTGAAGAGGAAGAAGTCGAGTACAAACTATTGGCTATGGGCTGCTCCTGCTGCTgtgttagttgtgttgtttctaGTACTGGGTTACTACTATCTTCATTGA
- the LOC137742817 gene encoding receptor-like protein 2 — translation MSRSLPEDIYNSLNGAISERIANLANLTILDLYFNYLSGVIPLNFGKLLKLKFMALDFNSLQGNLPLSLMNCTNLLEIHLGFNYLKGDLTTPNFPKLSHLSKLDLMKNNFTGILPTSLYSCWSLKEIRLSRNPYLEGQIQPKICSLKSLSFLSLGFIQLTNFTGAMKMLMGCKSLHTLLLTGSFYHKTELTDDDMVDFHGFQNLRVLSLQSCGLTGQLPGWLSNLKNLELIRELHFDGNNFSNLRYLELLNLSMNHLSRKLPLSITSLHFLKEFDVSYNNLKGKIPTSTQLHSFNASVFEGNLQLCGAPLPNECKDIDADNERDELPWFYIFAALGFIVGFWGVCGSLVLNKTWRYAYF, via the exons ATGTCAAGATCACTTCCGGAAGACATCTATAATTCACTAAATGGAGCCATTAGTGAAAGAATTGCCAACCTCGCCAACCTCACTATCCTTGACctctattttaattatttgagtgGTGTGATACCTCTCAATTTCGGGAAGCTCTTGAAGTTGAAATTTATGGCTCTTGATTTTAATAGCTTACAAGGTAATTTGCCTCTATCTTTGATGAATTGCACAAACCTCCTAGAAATACATTTGGGATTCAACTACTTGAAAGGAGACCTCACCACTCCTAATTTCCCCAAACTCAGCCACCTTAGTAAACTTGACCTAATGAAGAATAACTTCACCGGTATCTTGCCGACGAGCCTTTACTCATGCTGGTCACTAAAAGAAATTCGGTTGAGTAGAAATCCTTATCTAGAAGGACAAATACAACCTAAGATTTGTTCATTGAAATCCTTGTCCTTCCTCTCGCTTGGTTTTATACAGTTGACGAATTTCACAGGGGCAATGAAGATGCTAATGGGTTGCAAAAGTCTTCATACACTTCTCCTTACCGGTTCATTTTACCACAAGACAGAGCTAACTGATGATGACATGGTTGATTTTCATGGATTCCAAAATCTTCGTGTCTTGAGTTTGCAAAGTTGTGGGCTCACTGGTCAGTTACCTGGTTGGTTATCAAACCTAAAGAATTTAGAG CTTATTCGTGAGTTGCATTTTGACGGCAACAACTTCTCTAACCTAAGGTATTTAGAGCTTTTGAACCTCTCCATGAATCATTTGTCCAGAAAACTTCCCTTGTCAATAACGAGCCTTCATTTCTTGAAAGAATTTGATGTCTCATATAATAATCTGAAAGGAAAAATACCGACGAGCACGCAGCTCCATAGCTTCAACGCTTCTGTATTTGAGGGGAACCTTCAACTTTGTGGCGCTCCACTTCCAAATGAGTGCAAGGACATTGATGCGGATAATGAACGTGATGAACTTCCctggttttatatttttgcagCCTTAGGCTTCATTGTCGGATTTTGGGGAGTTTGCGGTTCTTTAGTTCTTAACAAGACATGGAGGTATGCGTATTTTTGA